The following nucleotide sequence is from Limisphaerales bacterium.
TAACAGACCTCGACGCCGCGCCGTTCTTCGCCTAAAAGGGCCGTGTGAAGGTGCGGACTTGGATTATTATCCTGATCGTGCTGGCGATAGACGCTGGCATTCTGTGGTGGTGGCAGGGCTATCGACTGGCGCGCAGTCAGGATTCCGTGATTCGCGCCGCGGCCGAGCATTACGATGTGGCCCCCGCGCTGGTGAAAGCCGTGGTGTGGCGCGAGAGTCGCTTTGATGCCGATGCGCGCGGCACTTCCGGAGAGTTGGGCCTAATGCAAATCCGCGCTGCTGCTGCCGGCGAATGGGCCGAGGCTGCGGGCATCACCGACTTTCACCATGCCCACCTCCTCAACGCCACCAGCAATACGCTTTGCGGCGCGTGGTATTTGCACAAACTCATCAACCGCTATCAGCATACCGATGACCCCATCGCTTACGCGCTGGCCGATTACAACGCCGGCCGTTCAAATGTACTGAAGTGGAACAACGACGTAGCGGAAACCAACAGTGTTGCGTTTATTGAAAATATTGATTTCCCGACCACCAAAGATTACGTGAAAGCCGTGAAAGCTAAATTTGAGGAATATCAGGGGCAGCTTGAGTAAACGTAAAAAATCAAACCGCCGCTACTTTCAATCCTCCGTCAACGCATCCATCCGTTCCTGCAACAACCGGCGCGCCGCTTCACGTTCAATTTCATCCGCGTCACGTGGCACGCGCACCATTTCGCCAATGCGAATGTGGCAATGGGAAAAAGGGAGCGGCAATTTGAACACGTCCCAACTTTTGAATTCTTTTTTCCATCCGACAGTTGCCGAGACGGGCACGATGGGGAGGCCGGAAATTTGCGCGAGCATTAGTGCGCCCGGCTGCACCTCATAGCGCGGACCGCGCGGACCGTCGGGGGTGATGGCAAAATCGTAGCCGCGTTTGGCCCATGTGGTCAGCTCGCGCAATGCCTGCGCGCCTCGTCGGCTGGAGGAGCCGAGCACTGGTTGAATGCCGTGATACTTCATCACTCGCGCGAGGATGGCGCCGTCCTTGCTCGCACTCACCAACGCGGCCAACCGGCGGTGCGGTTGGCGGGCAAGAAAATATTTCCGGTATGCCGGAGGCGCCAGCAGCAACCGGTTATGCCACAGGCTGAAGATGACCTGTTGATTCCCAATCGTCGACAACGTGTCGGAGGCGTCCTCAAGATCCAGTCTCCACGTGCTGTCAAACAGGCGGGTGACGCTGTGGGCTGCCGTTGCTGCCAGCGCGCCATGCCAGCGAAGGGGGTTCGGAACCCCTACCTCGGATTTACGGTTGCGGGCGGCCGTACTCATTTACCTTTTTGCAATGCAGCCCGCACCAGCGCATCCACCGGCTGATCCGGCCCGAGCATTGCGATGGCAGCGCGGATGGCGTCTTGCGCGTCCTTTGGCTTGGAGCCCAGCGCGATGAGCGCGGAGATGGCGTCAGCCATTTTTTGGTCATCGGCGTTAGTGAGGGCATTCGGATCCCGATCCGCTTCGTCACCGAGTTTGTCTTTTAATTCCACGACAATGCGTTCGGCGGTTTTTTTGCCAACCCCACTGATACATGAAAGCGCCTTCACATCGCCGTTGGCGACAGCCGCACGGAAGGCCGCAGGCGTGGTGCCGCTCAACACATTGAGCGCCAGTTTCGGGCCGATGCCGCTTACGTGGCGGATGAGCAATCTGAAAAGGTCGCGCTCAGTCTCGGTGCTGAAGCCGTACAGCACGTGCGCATCATCGCGGATGGCCAAATGCGTCAGCAGTGTTACTTCGCCGCCGGGCATTGGCAGCTTGTCGAAGGACGACAACGGGATGAGTACTTCGTAACCTACGCCGTTCACATCGATGACCACTTGCGTGGGCAGCGCTTCGGTGAGTTTACCTTTGAGAAATGAAATCATCCGCGGTCGTTATAATTTCTGCGCGGGGCCGATGGCAAAACGTTTGTTCAAATGGGCGTACGTAATCGCCAGGGCCAGCGCGTCAGCCGCATCGGGCGCGGGCAATTCCTCGAGCGCCAACATACGTTGCACCATTTTGGCCACTGCAAGTTTCTGCGCGTTGCCGTGGCCCACGATGGATTGCTTCACCTTGCGCGGTGCGATTTCATAAATCTCCAGCCCACCCTCCGCGATGGCCGCCATCGCCGCCCCGCGTGCCTCGCCCATAATGAGCGCGGTCTTTGGGTTTTGCGCGTAAAACAATCCCTCAATTGCGCACACCGTGGGCCGGTGCGCGGCAATGATTTCGCGCAATTTTTTGGAAATAGCCACAAGGCATTCACTGCGGCTCCATTTTGGCGGACACTGAATCGTGCCTTGCGCCAGTGTTTCAGGATTTTTTTTGTCCGATCGAACAACGCCAAACCCAGTACCGCGCAGCGAAGGATCCACGCCAAGAATGAGCGAATGATGGGTAAATTTTTGAGGCGTCGCAGCTTTCTTACCGCTCACGCGTTCCTGCAATTGTTCAAACTGGCGTGCCGAAATGCCCACGGCGGCAGCCTAATCTTTCCTGGGCTTCGGAGCGAGCTTGGAAGTGATTTCCCCACACTTCATCAACGCCAGCAAAGGATACGCCGTGCCGCTGTAGGTGATATAGTGAAACTTGTCGGTATTGAGCGAGCGCGTCCACCATCGGCCGCTGGCGCGTTGGTTAGCGAGCAGCCAGCGCACGGCTTTTTGCAAACGCGCATCCTTCGCGGGCACGCCCGCATCGCGCAGCACGAGCACGGCGAGGCCGGTCATGTGGCCATCGCTCGGCGGGTTTTTGAATTCCGGTTCCGCGCGCAGTTTTTTTGCGCGATTGCCGCGGCCCCATTTTTCGGGCTTGGAAAATGTGCGAATAGCCCAACCGCCATCGTCGCGTTGGTGACTCCACAACATCTCGATAAGTTTTTGCCGCCGTTCATTCGGCAATAAATCCGTCATCTGCGTAGCCGCCCACAGCAACACCACACCACCGTAATCATTGGGCGGTTCAGTTTCGCGCAAATATTTTTGTAACGAGGCGATGCCGGCCATTGCCTTTTCGTTTTTCAATCTGCCCCGCCATCCCGGCGCGGCCGCTACGGCCATCGCGGCCACGGTGGCTTCTTGAAACGCGCTCGATTCAAATGGCGGCCAGCAATCCAGTGTGCCCCACGCGCCGTTTTTTTGCTGGATGCGGAGCATTAGTTCCAGTGCCGCGGCGGTTTCCTTCGAGAGCTTGCCGGTGACGTGTCGGTCCCATTCCGCCAAGCCGGCCGCGGTGTAAATTATTTCTGCCGGCTGGGTGCCTTTTCGCAGCGCGGCGGGTTTCAGTTTTTGGAAATTTTCCAATTCACCCGTGAACAGTTCGCGAATCTCTGCCGTGGGTTTGCCGAGCGCGGTGGTCAACGCCGGCCGGATTTGCATGTACGTGCCCGTCGTGTGGCACGTCACGCAGCCGCGCTTGCGCGTCCACGCCAATGCGCCCTTCTCAAGATAGTCGTTCGCTTTCGCCAGCGAGAATTTTTTCAAAACCGGCTCCTCCGCCGAAGCCGCCGGAATGGTGATGTTGGGGGACTCGTATTGCGGCGCGGCGGCGAACAGTGCCGGGCCTACAAAGCACCAGAGAAATCTCTTCACATTCACGCCAATATTTCCTTCGCCACGTTGCCGGACACATCGGTCAGCCGGAAGTCGCGGCCGGCGTGGCGGTGGGTGAGTTTTTCGTGGTCGAGGCCGAGCAGATGCAGCAGTGTGGCGTGGACGTCGTGGATGTGCATTTTGTTTTGCTCGGCGTAGAAGCCGTAGTCGTCGGTGGCGCCGTGGCTGTAGCCGCCCTTCACGCCGGCACCGGCGAGCCACATGGTGAAGCCCCACGGATTGTGGTCGCGCCCGTCCATGCCGCTGCCTTGCACGGTGGGCGTGCGGCCGAATTCGCCGCTCCACACGATGAGCGTGTCGTCGAGCAATCCGCGCGCCTTCAAATCGTGCAGCAAACCGGCGATGGGCTTGTCCACCTCGCTCGCTTTTTCAGTGTGACCTTTGCGGAGGTTGCCGTGTTGGTCCCATTGCACTTTGCTGTCGCTGTGAGTGACCTGCACAAAGCGCACGCCGCGTTCGGCAAACCGCCGCGCCATCAAACATTGCCGACCGAAGTCCTCGGTGACCGCGTTGTCGAGGCCGTAGAGTTTGCGAGTGGCTTCGGTTTCGCCGCGGATGTCTTGAATCTCCGGCATCGCCGTTTGCATGCGGAAGGCCAGCTCGAAGGAATTGATGCGGCTCTCGAGCATCGGATTGGGCACGCCGCCGAGATGGTCGCGGTTGAGTTGTTTCAAAAAATCCAACTGCGCGCGCTGTTGGCCGGGCGTCCACTTGGGATTTTTGATGTGATGCACCTTCGCGTCCTTCGCCTTGATACTGGCGTTGCCGATGGGCGTGCCGGCGTAATGCGCGGGCAGAAACGCGCTGCCCCAATTGTTCACGCCGCCGTGCGCGAGCGTGGGGCAAATGGTCACGAACGCCGGCAGATTGGCATTCTCCGTGCCGAGCCCGTAGCTCACCCACGCGCCCATGCTCGGCCGCACAAAGTTGTCCGCGCCGGTGTGCAGTTTCAAAAGCGCGCCGCCGTGGGCCGGATTGGTGCCGTGCGCGCCGTGTAAAAAACAAATGTCGTCCACGTGCCGCGCCACGTTCGGGAACAGCTCGCTGACTTGATGCCCGCACTGGCCATATTTTTTGAATTTCCACGGCGACGCCAGCAGATTTCCGGTCTTGGCAAAAGTGACTTTGGGTTTGCTGAACGGCAGCGGCTTGCCGTGGTCGCGTTGGAGCAGTGGCTTGTATTCAAACGTGTCCATGTGCGCCGGGCCGCCTTTCATGAACAGGAAAATCACGCGCTTGGCCCGCGGCTTGAAATGCGGCCGCCGTGCCGCCAGCGGATTGTCCGCGTGCAACATCGAGGTCAACGCGACCGAGCCAAAGCCCAGCGCTGTGTTCCGAAGCATGTCACGTCGCGTCATCATTTTCTTTTTACCACAGAGACACAGAGAGGAGGGGCGTGCTGTCCCTGCGCGCCGCGGCGGTTTGGGACAAACCTCCCTACCGTTTCAATCTCTGTGTTCTCTGGGGCTCGGTGGTTCATTTCAGATACAAAAATTCATTCGACGAAAGCATCGCCTGACAAAGCGCTTGCCAACTCGCCTGACGGTCTTGCGCAAATTCGTTCACAAACGCGACTGCACGTTTGTTTTCTTCAGCAGTGGGTTTCCGGTTGAAGATTTTTGCGTAAAGCCATTGGGCACGTTGAGCGTTGGTGAGTTTTTTCTCGGCCAACATTTGTTTCGCCATCATTGCGCACGTGCGAAGGACGAGCGGGCTGTTCATTAAATACAGCGCTTGCGGGGCGATGGTGGTGTCGGATCGGTTGCCGTTCACGGTGCCGGGGTCGGGGAAGTCGAACAGTTCGAATAAATCGTAAACGTGATTGCGGATGACCGGCAGATAAATGGCGCGGCGATTGCTGCCGTACGTGGTGGCATCCTCGGAGGTGTGGTTGAAGACGAGTTTGTAATTTTCAAAAGTCCAAATCGTGCCGCCGACTTTTAGGTCGAGTTGGCCGCTGATGTGCAGCAGCGAATCGCGCAGCGGTTCGGCTTCCATCCGGCGCAAGGGCGCACGCGAATGCAACAGATTAGTCGGATCAATTTTCAGCGCGGCGGCTTTGGGCGTGCTGCTCATTTGAAACGTCGCCGAGTTGAGAATGAGCGCGTTGAGCTTTTTCACCGACCACCCGTTTTCCATGAACCACACGGCCAGCCAATCGAGCAAATCGGGATGCGATGGCTTGGCTCCGAGCTTGCCGAAATTATCCGTGGTGGCCACCAGCCCGCGCCCGAAATGCCAGCGCCAAACGCGGTTTACCATCACGCGGGCCGTGAGTGGGTTGTTGCGGTTGGCAATCCACCGTGCCAGTTCGAGTCGCCCGCTCGCTTTGCCGTTAATCGGTTTGGCGTCCGACAGCGCACGCGGGAAATGGCGCGGCTGGATTTCGCCGGGCCGCTCGTGATCGCCCCGCACGAAGATGGGAACATTCGTCGCGTTGCCGTCTTCCACGCCCATCGCGCCCGGCAGCACAAACACATTGGCCTCCAATCGCATGAGCGTTGCGTTGAGTTTTGCGAGTTCGGCTTGATTGGCTTTCGAGTATTTTTTCTCGGGTGCGTCCGGCAATTTTTCCAATTTTAAATCCACGAGCAATTGTTGATTGGCCTTGGCAGTAAATGCGGTCACCACTTTTTTCTGCGCGGCAATCAGTGCGTCGTGTTTTTCCTTCAGCTTCTGATGCGCGGGAGTGGCGAAGGAATGCTCGTGCCACTTGGCAATGGTCTTCAGCGAGTCCATCGTCTTCGTGCTCTTAAAAATGCCCGCCAGAGCGTAGTAATCGGCGGTGGGGATGGGGTCGAACTTGTGGTCGTGACACCGGGCGCAGCCGAGCGTGAGCCCGAGCAGCGCCTTGCCGAGCGTGTCAATTTGCTCGTCGATGATGTCCATCTCCATCTTCATCTTGTCCGGCTCGGCGAGCACCTTGGGCCCCATCGATAAAAAACCTGTGGCGATCCGTTGCTCCCGCCGCCGCGCCTCATCCTTCGCCGGCAACAGGTCGCCCGCGATTTGCTCGATGAGAAACTGGTCGAACGGCTTGTCCGCATTGAACGACGCCACCACATAATCGCGATACCGCCACGCATTCGCATGCGCCGCGTTTTCATCCAACCCATTGCTGTCGGCATAACGCACCACATCCAGCCAATGCCGAGCCCAGCGCTCGCCGTACTGCGGCGTGGCCATGAGATTTTCGATTTCAGTTTTTAGACTGGCGTTTTTGGAATTGGGCGCGGACGGCAAACCGGTCAGCGCGTAGTGAATGCGCCGCCGCAAGTCACGCGGGGCAGCGGTCGGGGCGGGTTGGAGGTCAGATTTTTCTAATCGCGCGAGGATGAACTGGTCGATGGGAGTTTTCACCCACGCCTGATTTTTGACCGCCGGCAGCGCGGGCTTTTTCACTGGCTGAAACGCCCAATGGTCGCGCGACTCATCCGCCGCGGGCAAAGCCATCGCTGCCAGCAGAAAAACCAAACTTGAAAGAGGTGTTTTCATAGCGATTCAGTCAGAAAAGTTTGGGCGAATCTCGGCCAATTTGCACGGCAATAAATTTAAGCCAACAACTCCTTCACCACATTTCCATGCACATCGGTGAGCCGGAAGTCGCGGCCGGCGTGGCGGTAGGTGAGGCGTTCGTGGTCGAGGCCGAGGAGGTGGAGCATAGTGGCGTGGAGGTCGTGGACGTGCACGACGTCCTTGACGGCGCGGAAGCCAAACTCGTCCGTGGCTCCATGGGCATAGCCGCCGCGCGTGCCGCCGCCGGCAAGCCAGCAAGTGAAGCCGTAGTGGTTGTGGTCGCGACCGTTCAGGGCAGGATACTCGGCAACGGGCGTGCGGCCGAACTCGCCGCCCCAAAGTACGAGCGTGCTGTCGAGCAGCCCGCGCTGGCGAAGGTCGGTGAGGAAAGCCGCGAGCGGTTGGTCCCAGTCGCCGGCGAGCTTGCGGTGGGTTTTTTCTAGGCCGTTGTGGTTATCCCACGGCTGGCCGTTGCCGCTCCACACCTGAATGAACCGCACGCCGCGCTCGAGCAACCGGCGCGTCATCAAAAGCTGCCGGCCGTGTGTGCCGCCGCCGTAAGCCTCGCGGATATGTTTCGGCTCGCGTTCAATATCAAAAACATCGCTGGCCTCGGACTGCATCCGGAAGGCCAGCTCAAAAGTCTGGATGCGCGCCTCGAGTTGCGGGTCGGCACCTCGCGATTTTAAGTGCTGCGCGTTGAGCGCTTGCGCGAGATTCAGTTGGTTTCGCTGTTGGGCGGGTGAGAGGCGGCTGTTGCGAATGTTGGCGATGAGCTTGGTGACGTCCGTGTGTTTGGTGTCGAGATGGGTGCCCTGATACGCGCCGGGCAAAAAAGCGCTGCGCCAGTTGCGCGTGGCGACGATGGGATATCCGCCCGGGCACATCACGATGAAACCAGGCAAGTTTTCGTTCAACGTGCCAAGACCATAATTCACCCACGCGCCAAAGCTCGGGCGCGGAAGTTGCCCGTCGCCGCAGTTCATTAACATCAGCGACGGTTCGTGGTTCGGCACCTCGGCCTTCATCGAGCGAATCACGCACAAGTCATCCGCTGCGGCCGCGGCTGTTTTGGAAAAAATTTCGCTGACCGGCAGTCCTGATTGGCCGTAGCGTTTGAATGTATACGGCGACTCCATCGCATGGCCCGTGCGGCGTTCGGTGCGGAAATTTTTCACCGGCAATGGCTTCCCATGCCATTTCGCAAGCAACGGTTTCGGGTCAAACGTATCCACCTGCGAAGGTCCGCCGTTCATGAACAAATGCACCACCCGCTTTGCCTTTGGCGCAAAATGCGGTGCCTTGGGTGCGTGTGGCTGTGCGCCATCCGCCAGCCCGGCCAGAGCCATCATGCCAAAGCCGGTGCCCGTGCGCGTGAGAAACTCGCGCCGCGAGGTGACGAATCGGTCAGCCATCATTTCGGTTTTATCAGTCATCCAATTATCATCGATTTACGGACTCGCCGGCTCGTCCCTCCAAAACGGCGTGCGATGGAGGGACGAGCCTGCGAGTCCGGAGCCACTAATCCACAAAAGAAAACTCGTTGGTTAATAGCAGCGCGTGGATGAAATTCTGCCACCTCGCTGCGTCAGGTTTTTTGCCGAGATACTTTCCTGCCAAGGCGGTTTCTCCCGCATCAGGCAACCGCGAAAATAGAATTTTAAAAATCTGCTCCACTTTCGCCGATTGCCCCGCCGGTAAATCTTTTCGCGCGGCGATGCGCTTGGCGTAATCAGCGATGGTGGCGTTGTTCATCAAATACAACGCTTGCGGTGAGACCGTGGTGGGTTCGCGCCGGGCGCAGGTGAGGTTTGGGTCGGGGAAATCGAAGGCGCGCAGGACAGGGGCGAGGTCCATTCGGTTGATGCGGCCATAAATGCTCCGACGTCCGTTGAAGCCGCCGAGGACGTTGACGGGCGGGCCGCCCAGCCGCGTATCGAGCTGGCCGGTGGCGGTAACGAGCGCGTCGCGCATCGGCTCGAAGCCGAGGCGGCGGCGATTGAATTTCCACAGCCAACGGTTTTCTGCGTCGGTTAAATTTGGATTCCGGATTTTGGAATTCTGGATTTCACCGGGATGGGTGCTGCTCATTTGCCACGTGGCGGAGGTCATGATTTGGCGGTGCAAATGTTTTAGGCTCCACTTGTGTTTAATGAAATCCGTGGCTAGCCAGTCGAGGAGTTCGGGGTGACTCGGCGGCTTGCTGCGTGTGCCGAAGTCGCTGGGGGTGGTGACGAGGCCGCGGCCGAAGTGCCATGCCCAGACGCGGTTGACGAGGACGCGCGCGGTGAGCGGGTTGTCCGGCGCGGCGATGGCGCGGGCGAGTTCGAGGCGGCCACT
It contains:
- a CDS encoding transglycosylase SLT domain-containing protein, yielding MKVRTWIIILIVLAIDAGILWWWQGYRLARSQDSVIRAAAEHYDVAPALVKAVVWRESRFDADARGTSGELGLMQIRAAAAGEWAEAAGITDFHHAHLLNATSNTLCGAWYLHKLINRYQHTDDPIAYALADYNAGRSNVLKWNNDVAETNSVAFIENIDFPTTKDYVKAVKAKFEEYQGQLE
- a CDS encoding lysophospholipid acyltransferase family protein gives rise to the protein MSTAARNRKSEVGVPNPLRWHGALAATAAHSVTRLFDSTWRLDLEDASDTLSTIGNQQVIFSLWHNRLLLAPPAYRKYFLARQPHRRLAALVSASKDGAILARVMKYHGIQPVLGSSSRRGAQALRELTTWAKRGYDFAITPDGPRGPRYEVQPGALMLAQISGLPIVPVSATVGWKKEFKSWDVFKLPLPFSHCHIRIGEMVRVPRDADEIEREAARRLLQERMDALTED
- the ruvA gene encoding Holliday junction branch migration protein RuvA — translated: MISFLKGKLTEALPTQVVIDVNGVGYEVLIPLSSFDKLPMPGGEVTLLTHLAIRDDAHVLYGFSTETERDLFRLLIRHVSGIGPKLALNVLSGTTPAAFRAAVANGDVKALSCISGVGKKTAERIVVELKDKLGDEADRDPNALTNADDQKMADAISALIALGSKPKDAQDAIRAAIAMLGPDQPVDALVRAALQKGK
- the ruvC gene encoding crossover junction endodeoxyribonuclease RuvC translates to MLGVDPSLRGTGFGVVRSDKKNPETLAQGTIQCPPKWSRSECLVAISKKLREIIAAHRPTVCAIEGLFYAQNPKTALIMGEARGAAMAAIAEGGLEIYEIAPRKVKQSIVGHGNAQKLAVAKMVQRMLALEELPAPDAADALALAITYAHLNKRFAIGPAQKL
- a CDS encoding DUF1501 domain-containing protein; the encoded protein is MMTRRDMLRNTALGFGSVALTSMLHADNPLAARRPHFKPRAKRVIFLFMKGGPAHMDTFEYKPLLQRDHGKPLPFSKPKVTFAKTGNLLASPWKFKKYGQCGHQVSELFPNVARHVDDICFLHGAHGTNPAHGGALLKLHTGADNFVRPSMGAWVSYGLGTENANLPAFVTICPTLAHGGVNNWGSAFLPAHYAGTPIGNASIKAKDAKVHHIKNPKWTPGQQRAQLDFLKQLNRDHLGGVPNPMLESRINSFELAFRMQTAMPEIQDIRGETEATRKLYGLDNAVTEDFGRQCLMARRFAERGVRFVQVTHSDSKVQWDQHGNLRKGHTEKASEVDKPIAGLLHDLKARGLLDDTLIVWSGEFGRTPTVQGSGMDGRDHNPWGFTMWLAGAGVKGGYSHGATDDYGFYAEQNKMHIHDVHATLLHLLGLDHEKLTHRHAGRDFRLTDVSGNVAKEILA
- a CDS encoding DUF1553 domain-containing protein, which codes for MKTPLSSLVFLLAAMALPAADESRDHWAFQPVKKPALPAVKNQAWVKTPIDQFILARLEKSDLQPAPTAAPRDLRRRIHYALTGLPSAPNSKNASLKTEIENLMATPQYGERWARHWLDVVRYADSNGLDENAAHANAWRYRDYVVASFNADKPFDQFLIEQIAGDLLPAKDEARRREQRIATGFLSMGPKVLAEPDKMKMEMDIIDEQIDTLGKALLGLTLGCARCHDHKFDPIPTADYYALAGIFKSTKTMDSLKTIAKWHEHSFATPAHQKLKEKHDALIAAQKKVVTAFTAKANQQLLVDLKLEKLPDAPEKKYSKANQAELAKLNATLMRLEANVFVLPGAMGVEDGNATNVPIFVRGDHERPGEIQPRHFPRALSDAKPINGKASGRLELARWIANRNNPLTARVMVNRVWRWHFGRGLVATTDNFGKLGAKPSHPDLLDWLAVWFMENGWSVKKLNALILNSATFQMSSTPKAAALKIDPTNLLHSRAPLRRMEAEPLRDSLLHISGQLDLKVGGTIWTFENYKLVFNHTSEDATTYGSNRRAIYLPVIRNHVYDLFELFDFPDPGTVNGNRSDTTIAPQALYLMNSPLVLRTCAMMAKQMLAEKKLTNAQRAQWLYAKIFNRKPTAEENKRAVAFVNEFAQDRQASWQALCQAMLSSNEFLYLK
- a CDS encoding DUF1501 domain-containing protein, which gives rise to MTDKTEMMADRFVTSRREFLTRTGTGFGMMALAGLADGAQPHAPKAPHFAPKAKRVVHLFMNGGPSQVDTFDPKPLLAKWHGKPLPVKNFRTERRTGHAMESPYTFKRYGQSGLPVSEIFSKTAAAAADDLCVIRSMKAEVPNHEPSLMLMNCGDGQLPRPSFGAWVNYGLGTLNENLPGFIVMCPGGYPIVATRNWRSAFLPGAYQGTHLDTKHTDVTKLIANIRNSRLSPAQQRNQLNLAQALNAQHLKSRGADPQLEARIQTFELAFRMQSEASDVFDIEREPKHIREAYGGGTHGRQLLMTRRLLERGVRFIQVWSGNGQPWDNHNGLEKTHRKLAGDWDQPLAAFLTDLRQRGLLDSTLVLWGGEFGRTPVAEYPALNGRDHNHYGFTCWLAGGGTRGGYAHGATDEFGFRAVKDVVHVHDLHATMLHLLGLDHERLTYRHAGRDFRLTDVHGNVVKELLA